The DNA region GCACAGATGAATTCGGATTCTCGGCACTCCCTGTCGGAGGCCGGTTCGGCGGTAGTTTCGATGGCGACTATTTCGATGAAGGCCTCCGCGCTGATTTCTGGACATCCTCTTATTCGTACCGCGTCTTGGGCGGGGCAATCGATATGGGTCTAATGGATAACTCCGATGGAGTATTCATGGACGTTATCAGTTCCCGCGTCGGCAGCAGCGACCGCGGATATTCCATCCGCTGTCTTAGTGACGAGTCTACGATTCCCGAGCCAAAGTCATCTAGCAGTGAATCTTCGTCATCAAGTTTGATGCAGGAAAGAGAGCCATGTGATGTTGAAACGGATGAAAATTGCATTAAAGACGAACGTGACGGACATACATATAGGACTGTCAAAATTGGTGAGCAGACGTGGATGGCAGAGAACTTGAATTATGCATACACTGGTGTTCCCTATAAATTTGAGGTACTCGGTAAGGCCTACACTTCCGATTCCATTAGCTGGTGCTATAACGATTCTGCTGAATACTGCGCCAGATATGGTCGCTTTTACACTTGGTCTGCCGTGATGGACAGTGCGGGAACTACGAAAGGCTGCCGAGGCGGCTATATGGCAACTTGTTCGAAGAAATACCCATTTCGCAGTGTATGTCCCGAGGGCTGGCACCTGCCTGAAAAAGAAGAATGGGGCACTCTGGTCGCATCTGTTGGGGGCGAAAAGATTGCTGGAAAAAAACTCAAATCCACATACGGCTGGGAAAATGACGGAAACGGCACGGATGAATTCGGATTCTCGGCGTTTCCTGCTGGTCAAAGGAGCGTCTATGGTTTATTCAACTTTATGGGTGAAAAGATTTGTTTTTGGAGTGCAAGCGATGGCGGCGGTAGTCTTGACGCCTATTGCTTGCTCTTGGTCAGTGAAGGTTATGCTGATGAAGCGAACTTAACCCCAGGAGACAAGAGTATTGGTCGCCCCGTCCGTTGCGTAAAGGACTAGTAAGGCATGAAAAATCTTGTTATTTATGTGCATGGGAAGGGCGGAAACGTTGACGAGACTTTACATTATAAGAGCTTGTTCTCTGATGCTGATGTTCTTGGTTTTGATTACAAGGCCGAAACCCCGTGGGATGCCCAAAAGGAATTTCCGGTATATTTTGATTCTGTTGCGGTGGGCTACGATGATGTGACCCTTATTGCAAATAGCATCGGGGCTTTCTTTTCGATGAATGCGCTAGGCGATAAGCCTATCAAACAGGCATACTTTATTTCGCCGATGGTCAACTTGGAAAAGTTGATTTGCGATATGATGATGTGGGCGGGAGTCTCCGAAGAGGAACTCCGCGAAAAGAAAACCGTGCCGACGAATTTCGGCGAAACGCTTTCGTGGGAATACCTGTGTTACGTGCGTGAAAATCCGCTTGTGTGGCCCATCCCAACAAAGATTCTGTACGGCTCGAATGACAATTTGACCTCGCTAGAAACGATGCGCGAATTCGCCCAGAAAATCGGAGCCCCCTTGACCGTAATGGACGGCGGCGAACACTGGTTCCACACCACCGAACAGATGTCCTTTTTGGACAAGTGGATTCTAAAGTAAAATTTGTTGACGGTTATTAAATAATAACCTATATTAAATTATACCGAAGATATTTGAAAGGGGGGGGCTTTATGAATGAAATTACGGAAAAAGATGTAAAAAGGCTTTGGGTTGAGAAAGACGCTGTTTGTGTCGAACTGAAAGACGGCCGAATCGGGCGTGAACTCATCCGAGATTACGAACCGCTGCGGAAGGCTACGCGAAAGCAGTTGGAGAACTGCCGCGTAGATTGCGATGGCGTGTGGTTTGACGATCTGGACGAGGGCCTGGAACTTTCGGGATTCTTTTCGCCGAAAAAGACAAATCCCATTGGCCGCATATTTTGGTTGTTTCCCGAACTAAACGCCTCGGCGTTTGCCCGTCGATTGGGGATTCCCCAGCCCCTGTTCGCCGCATACGTAAACGGAACGAAGAAACCTTCTTCGGCAAGGAAAAAACTCATTGACGAGGAACTCCGCCGCATCGGCAAGGAATTGCTGAAAACTGTGGATTAGCAGATGAGGGAATAATTATATTTCCGCCGGATAAATTGAGCCATTGGGACGAAGGAGTTTTTATGAAAAAGATTTTTGTGGCGTTGAGCATGGTGGCGTTTTTGGCGGCGTGTGATGATTCGTCGTCGGCATCGGCAGAGAACAATGAACCTACGACTTTGAGTAGTGCCGAAGAGCAGGGAAGTTCATCTTCTCGTCATTGCGAGGAGTGTAACGACGAAGCAATCTCTAGCAGTATTGAGGAGTTGAATGGGACTAGCTCGTCCAGCAGTGTAAAGGAGAAGTCTTCGTCAAGCTATACTCAGGGTGATGCGAAGCAATCTAGTTCTAGCGAAAAGTCTGGGAAGTCTAGCAGTAATCTGATTGAATCTTCGTCCAGTTCGGTAACGTCTGAATCGACTGAAAAATCGAGTAGCTCGGAGAAACTGCCCGAGACAAGTAGCAGTTCGGAAAAAGAGCCCGAATCAAGTAGTAGTTCTTTGGGTGGGATTGAGTTTTCGTCAAGTAGCGTCATCCTGAGCAGTAGTGACGTATCTATTCCTTCGTCTAATTCTGTTGTGTTGGCAACTCCGTGCAAAAACGAAACAGAAGACAATTGTGAATATGGTGAATTGTCAGACGAACGTGGTGGTCGAACTTATAAGACGGTAAAAATTGATAACCAATGGTGGATGGCTGAAAACCTGAATTACGAAAGCGCGAACAGTTGGTGCGGTGGCGGACGTACTACAGCAAATGGTGTCGAACGTATTACGACAGAAGGCGATTGTGCCGTCTATGGTCGCCTTTACACATGGACTGCGGCAACAACCGCATGCCCTAGCGGTTGGCACCTGCCAAGTAAGGCTGAATGGGAAACCTTGTTCACTGCAGTTGGTGGACAATCAACGGCAAGCAATGTGCTCAAGTCCACATCCGGTTGGTATGTCGCCCGCAATGGTACTGATGTCTATGGTTTTTCGGCGTTACCTGCCGGTGGTAGGAGCGACGTTGGGGGGTACTACAACAAGGGCGATGACGCATATTTTTGGAGTTCTACAGAGGACAATCGCTACAGCGCGTACTACACGACTTTATACTACGACTCCGATAAAGGCTTCGACAATGCGAAGTTTATCAACGACGGTAAGGACTACGCCTTCTCTGTTCGTTGCTTAAAGGACTGACCGCAAGGCGAACGCTGCACAGAGGCGCTGGAAAGCCCTAAGGCGGAAGAAGATAAGTCGGCGAGCGGACAGTAAAGGCCGAAGGCCGTAATTTGTCCGCGAGGCGAGCTTAGCTCTGGAGCCGTGGGCTGTTTGATGCCGGGGCGTTGCGGGGTGTCCCCGCTAGAGAGGGTGGTGTAGGACTCGGCGAGAGTCGAGGCCGAAAACAGGGGGATTCTTCCCCCTTTTATAGACGAAAGAACGGCTAAAATGCTATCTTTCCCCCCGGAAACATTCTAATTAACAGAGGTTCAAAAAATGAATTATTTCAATTCTATCCCTATGCGTCGCCAACTCGAAGAAATTGGCCACTGCCGTTTCATGGAACATTCTGAATTCAGCCGTGGTGTTGAAGCCCTCAAGGGCAAGAAGATCGTGTTCGTCGGTTGCGGTGCCCAGGGTCTCCATCAGGGTCTTGACCTGCGCGATAGCGGCCTCGACGTCTCTTACACGCTCCGCAAGGAAGCCATCGAACAGAAGCGCCAGTCCTGGAAGAACGCTACTGAAAACGGCTTCAAGGTCGGTACCTACGAAGAAATGATTCCGGATGCAGACCTCGTTTGCAACCTCACACCGGACAAGCAGCACCACAACGTGATTCCGGCCATCATGAAGCTCATGAAGAAGGGCGCCGCCCTCTCTTACAGCCACGGCTTCAACATCGTTGAAGAAGGCCAGGAAATCCGCAAGGACATCACGGTGATCATGGTCGCCCCGAAGGGCCCGGGTTCCGAAGTCCGTAGCGAATACGTTCGCGGTTTCGGTATGCCCTGCCTTATCGCTGTGCACCCGGAAAACGACCCCGAAGGTAAGGGCTGGGACTACGCCAAGGCTTACGCCGCTGGCCTCCATGCCGACCGTCCGGGCGTTCTCGAAAGCTCTTTCGTTGCCGAAGTGAAGTCCGACCTCATGGGCGAACAGACCATCCTTTGCGGTATGCTCCAGACCGGCACGATCCTCTGCTACGACAAGATGGTGAAGGATTTCGGCGTTGAACCGGCTTACGCGGTCAAGCTGCTCCAGTACGGCTGGGAAACCATTTCTGAAGCCCTGAAGCACGGCGGCATCACCAACATGATGGACCGTCTCTCCAACCCGGCCAAGATCCGCGCCACGGAACTCGCCGAAAAGATGAAGAAGATCATGAAGCCGCTCTACTGCGAACACCAGGACAACATCATCTCTGGCAAGTTCTCCAGCACCATGATGGTGGACTGGGAAGCCGGCGACAAGGATTTGCTCAAGTGGCGTGGCGAAACGGGCGAGCTCGAATTCGAAAAGGTCGAAGCTACCGACAAGG from uncultured Fibrobacter sp. includes:
- a CDS encoding fibrobacter succinogenes major paralogous domain-containing protein, with amino-acid sequence MKKIDRVILSEATKLRSRRISTYLFISVLLALLVACGDDNSSNSASNSDEESSSSVCKNCDDSSSSKAKSSSSSAKSSSSEKKPCVVGKDKNCFEDERDGQTYRTVKIGTQIWMAENLNFKVGNSACYDDEKSNCTKYGRLYTWGAAIDSVGKYGENAKGCGNGEHCTPIPPVRGICPEGWHLPDTTEWRVLIDVAGGEDDAGKALKSKSGWKNDGNGTDEFGFSALPVGGRFGGSFDGDYFDEGLRADFWTSSYSYRVLGGAIDMGLMDNSDGVFMDVISSRVGSSDRGYSIRCLSDESTIPEPKSSSSESSSSSLMQEREPCDVETDENCIKDERDGHTYRTVKIGEQTWMAENLNYAYTGVPYKFEVLGKAYTSDSISWCYNDSAEYCARYGRFYTWSAVMDSAGTTKGCRGGYMATCSKKYPFRSVCPEGWHLPEKEEWGTLVASVGGEKIAGKKLKSTYGWENDGNGTDEFGFSAFPAGQRSVYGLFNFMGEKICFWSASDGGGSLDAYCLLLVSEGYADEANLTPGDKSIGRPVRCVKD
- a CDS encoding alpha/beta hydrolase, with the protein product MKNLVIYVHGKGGNVDETLHYKSLFSDADVLGFDYKAETPWDAQKEFPVYFDSVAVGYDDVTLIANSIGAFFSMNALGDKPIKQAYFISPMVNLEKLICDMMMWAGVSEEELREKKTVPTNFGETLSWEYLCYVRENPLVWPIPTKILYGSNDNLTSLETMREFAQKIGAPLTVMDGGEHWFHTTEQMSFLDKWILK
- a CDS encoding DUF2442 domain-containing protein, with product MNEITEKDVKRLWVEKDAVCVELKDGRIGRELIRDYEPLRKATRKQLENCRVDCDGVWFDDLDEGLELSGFFSPKKTNPIGRIFWLFPELNASAFARRLGIPQPLFAAYVNGTKKPSSARKKLIDEELRRIGKELLKTVD
- a CDS encoding fibrobacter succinogenes major paralogous domain-containing protein, translated to MKKIFVALSMVAFLAACDDSSSASAENNEPTTLSSAEEQGSSSSRHCEECNDEAISSSIEELNGTSSSSSVKEKSSSSYTQGDAKQSSSSEKSGKSSSNLIESSSSSVTSESTEKSSSSEKLPETSSSSEKEPESSSSSLGGIEFSSSSVILSSSDVSIPSSNSVVLATPCKNETEDNCEYGELSDERGGRTYKTVKIDNQWWMAENLNYESANSWCGGGRTTANGVERITTEGDCAVYGRLYTWTAATTACPSGWHLPSKAEWETLFTAVGGQSTASNVLKSTSGWYVARNGTDVYGFSALPAGGRSDVGGYYNKGDDAYFWSSTEDNRYSAYYTTLYYDSDKGFDNAKFINDGKDYAFSVRCLKD
- the ilvC gene encoding ketol-acid reductoisomerase codes for the protein MNYFNSIPMRRQLEEIGHCRFMEHSEFSRGVEALKGKKIVFVGCGAQGLHQGLDLRDSGLDVSYTLRKEAIEQKRQSWKNATENGFKVGTYEEMIPDADLVCNLTPDKQHHNVIPAIMKLMKKGAALSYSHGFNIVEEGQEIRKDITVIMVAPKGPGSEVRSEYVRGFGMPCLIAVHPENDPEGKGWDYAKAYAAGLHADRPGVLESSFVAEVKSDLMGEQTILCGMLQTGTILCYDKMVKDFGVEPAYAVKLLQYGWETISEALKHGGITNMMDRLSNPAKIRATELAEKMKKIMKPLYCEHQDNIISGKFSSTMMVDWEAGDKDLLKWRGETGELEFEKVEATDKVITEQEYFDRGVLMTAMIKAGVELAFETMCSVGIKPMSAYYESLHETPLIANLIARKKLYEMNRVISDTAEYGCYLFANKCVPLLADFMKNEVKKDDIGAIYGEGKTTAVDNEELIKVNKNIRQHPVEEVGAWLRERMSGMTKVV